A stretch of the Porifericola rhodea genome encodes the following:
- the pfkA gene encoding 6-phosphofructokinase — MKKIAVLTSGGDAPGMNACLRAVIRGAIYHGVEAYGIKYGYNGLIEGDIYKMKSYSVSNIIQKGGTILKSARSTEFRTKEGRKKAYQQLQRRGIEGLVVIGGDGTFTGASVFHEEYGFPIVGAPGTIDNDLYGTDYTIGFDTAVNTALEAIDKIRDTANSHDRIFFIEVMGRDSGYIAIQSGIGGGAELIMVPETSTSIDDVIFDLNQGRNTEKTSSIVVVAEGDEEGGAMEVVNKVKSRLKGKDLKVSILGHMQRGGAPTAMDRIIGSRLGLAALEGLLGGKKNMMAGIINNRVVYTSFKECINTAKPLEQDLLRMVKILSI; from the coding sequence ATGAAAAAAATTGCGGTATTGACCTCGGGAGGGGATGCACCAGGTATGAATGCCTGTCTTAGGGCTGTAATCAGAGGAGCTATCTATCATGGGGTAGAAGCTTACGGTATTAAATATGGATACAACGGACTAATTGAAGGAGATATCTATAAAATGAAATCTTACTCCGTTAGTAACATCATTCAAAAGGGTGGTACCATCCTCAAATCTGCCAGAAGTACAGAATTTCGTACTAAAGAAGGTAGAAAAAAAGCTTATCAACAATTACAGAGAAGAGGAATTGAAGGTTTAGTAGTAATTGGTGGTGATGGTACTTTTACCGGTGCCAGCGTTTTCCATGAAGAATATGGTTTCCCTATTGTGGGCGCTCCCGGTACTATAGACAACGACCTTTACGGAACGGATTACACTATCGGGTTTGACACCGCAGTAAACACTGCCTTAGAAGCCATAGACAAAATTCGTGATACAGCCAACTCACACGATCGTATATTCTTTATTGAAGTAATGGGTCGTGATTCCGGTTACATTGCCATACAGTCAGGTATTGGTGGTGGTGCCGAACTTATTATGGTTCCTGAAACCAGTACTTCTATTGATGACGTAATCTTTGACCTAAACCAGGGAAGAAATACTGAAAAAACTTCTTCAATTGTAGTGGTCGCCGAGGGCGATGAAGAAGGAGGCGCAATGGAAGTGGTTAATAAAGTAAAATCCAGACTTAAAGGTAAAGACCTGAAAGTATCTATCCTGGGTCATATGCAGCGTGGAGGAGCCCCAACCGCTATGGACCGCATTATCGGTAGCCGCCTAGGTTTGGCTGCTCTGGAAGGTCTACTAGGAGGTAAAAAGAATATGATGGCCGGTATTATCAATAACAGAGTAGTTTATACCAGTTTTAAGGAGTGTATCAATACCGCTAAACCTTTGGAGCAGGACTTACTTAGAATGGTAAAAATACTAAGCATCTAA